The sequence below is a genomic window from Thalassomonas haliotis.
ACGAATGCAAAGCCGCGAAAACTTCAAAAGAATAGCCGTTATATTAGCCTTTGTTGCTGTCAGGTTTTTACAATTCCAAGAATTAATAAAAGATAAAGAGGAAGCTCAAAAGGTTCCCTGTACAAGCTGTATGAGCCAGCTAACATGGAAACTCTTATGGAAGAAGACGGAGAAAAATAAGAAGCTACCCGTTCAGCCACCATCGTTATATTGGATGTATTATGCCATTGCAAGGCTTGGGGGTTGGTATGACAGTAAGCGGACCGGTCGTGTTGGGGTTAAAGCACTATGGTCAGGGTGGATTAATCTGATGGAGCTAGTTGAGTCTTTAGAATTACTGAAAGAGTTAAATGATTTGTGATCAAGAGACAGACCTCTGGGCTGTCTCTTATACACAAATTTTGTTAGTAAAATTGAGGTAAGTGTGATCTAATCTCTCCTTTTGCGAGCACACTCAATGTTTACGGAAAATCATGAAGCTTGGGCAAAGTTGCTATTTGGAGATGCTGATTTAGGGGATCTTAGAAGAACAAAGAGACTTGTTAAAATCGCAGGCGATATGGCAGCTAATGTTGGAAGTTCTGTAGTTAAAGCAAGTGCTGATGTTGCCGCTATTGAAGGCGCATACCGGCTAATCCGTAATCCTTCCATCAAGGCTGAAGATATCGCTCATGCCGGCTTCCTAAAAACAGATGAAATAGTGGCACAACGCCCATTAGTTCTCGCCATCCAAGATACCACCGGCTTAAGTTTCAGGCACTCTATTTGTGATGAATTAGGTGAAGTGACTTCTGCAGGTAAAGACTGCAAAAGCAGTAAAGGTCGTACTTTATTTGCTCATTCAACGTTAATGATAGATGCCCAGTCAGAGAGAATATTAGGACTGGCCAACCAAGATTATGCTTACCGGGAAAAAAAGATGACCGGTAAAGCACACGACCTTCAATGCAGGCCACCTCAAGAAAAGAAAAGCTTCAAATGGCAGAAGAACATTGAAGTATTAGCTAACAGAATGGATTCAAAAGATAATGTCATCGATGTCTGTGACAGGGAAGCGGATATTTATGAGTACCTTGATTTCCAGTTATCAAAGGGTCATCGGTTTCTGGTTAGGGCAACCGAAAATCGCACCTTAAATAATCCTGCCGGCAAACTAAAAGATGCCTTATCTGAAATGGTGCCTGAGGATTATTTTACGATTGAAATCAAACAAAAAGGGGCACGTAAAGCACGTACTGCTAATATAGGGCTTAGTTATAGAAACATCACACTTAAAAGACCGCAGAAAGCAAGAGGCTCTAAAGAAATATCACTAAATATGGTTGTCTGTCGGGAAGACTGCACGGACGAAGCAACAGAAAATCTCCACTGGATATTATATACATCAGAGCCTGTTAACAGTGCAGAGCAAGCAAGGAAAATAGTCAGGTACTATGAACTTCGCTGGCGCATAGAAGAATTCCATAAAACATGGAAATCAGATGGTGCACAAGTAGGCAAGTTACGAATGCAAAGCCGCGAAAACTTCAAAAGAATAGCCGTTATATTAGCCTTTGTTGCTGTCAGGTTTTTACAATTCCAAGAATTAATAAAAGATAAAGAGGAAGCTCAAAAGGTTCCCTGTACAAGCTGTATGAGCCAGCTAACATGGAAACTCTTATGGAAGAAGACGGAGAAAAATAAGAAGCTACCCGTTCAGCCACCATCGTTATATTGGATGTATTATGCCATTGCAAGGCTTGGGGGTTGGTATGACAGTAAGCGGACCGGTCGTGTTGGGGTTAAAGCACTATGGTCAGGGTGGATTAATCTGATGGAGCTAGTTGAGTCTTTAGAATTACTGAAAGAGTTAAATGATTTGTGATCAAGAGACAGACCTCTGGGTGTGATCGCACTCAGGGGTTGCGCCTTTGGTTGCTGCCTTTTTATCAGCAGCTAGTCATTAAAAAAGACTGAAATAGGTGCTTTCCTCTTTCGCTGGATAACACTCTTAATAAAGACCTCTTTGTTGGTTAAATCAACGAGAAGAGGTCTTTTTTTTGAAATGGATTAAGACGGATTTGTAAGTGATGGTTTACTTCACGTCTAACGGAAGTTTTAGGCTAAATAGACAGGGAAAATAATGTGAGCTGTTTATATCTATGCTCCAAAAACAAGGCTCGCTCCTGCCAGGCCTTAAGAAATATCTCAAATCTACAGACATAAAAAAACCGGTCAATTGACCGGTTTTTTTATGCAAATTCTTGGTGGAATTTTAAAATGCCGAAGGGCTGGTTTCCATATAGGCGATTGGTGCCTTGGCTTCGTCTTCGTAAGTGACCCATTCCCAGCAGTCAACCTGCTTGAAGACTTCACGCAGCAGCATGTTATTCAGGGCATGGCCCGATTTAAAGGCATTTAACTCGCCTAAGATGCTGGTGCCGCCCATATACAAATCACCGATGGCATCGAGGATCTTGTGTTTCACGAATTCGTCGTCATAACGCAGATCGTCTTTGTTGAGCATGCGGTATTCGTCGAGTACGATGGCATTTTCCAAACTGCCGCCCAACGCCAGGTTATGGGAGCGTAAAAACTCGATGTCCTTCATAAAGCCGAAGGTTCTGGCGCGACTGATTTCTTTGATAAAAGAGCAGGTAGAAAAGTCCATGCTCATTTGCTGACAGGTATTGGCAATCACCGGGTGGTTGAACTCGATGGCAAAGTTCACGCGGAAACCTTCATAAGGTTTCAGCTCAGCCCACTTGTCGCCTTCTTCAACGCGAATGGTCTTTTTGATGCGGATAAAACGCTTAGACACATTTAAAGTTTCAATACCCACAGACTGGATCAGGTAGACAAAAGGTAAGGCGCTACCGTCCATGATCGGGATTTCCGGAGAATCGACATCGATAATCAGGTTATCTATGCCTAAACCGGCAACGGCGCTGAGCAGGTGTTCAACGGTGGAAACCTGAACACCCTCTTCATTGATTAAACAAGTACACAGCGTTGTTTCGCCCACGGCTTCAGGAGTCGCAGGAATATCAACAACAGGATCAAGATCGACCCGGCGGAATACAATACCGGTGTTTGCCTGTGCAGGACGGAGAGTGACCTGAACTTTTTCACCTTTATGTAAACCAACACCTACTGCTGAAACGCTTTCTTTAATAGTACGTTGTTTAATCATCAAATTGCCTTTTTCTTAACTTTCGCGAACTTAGCTCTTATTAACAGACAACATAAGACACGCAAAATTCAAATATTATATAGCCACCGGTTAAGTGGCGACATAATATACCAAAAAATCCCTCTAATATCAAAGATCCGCAATTGTAAGGAAATTAGTCTGCCTGTTTACGTAAGAAAGCAGGAATATCCAGATAATTATCCAAGTCGGCTGCGGTAGTCTTCACCGGCGCTGCCTGGGCATTTGCTTCCGGCATAGGAGCCGCTGCCGCCACACCCGCTTCAACCTGGGGGCTGGCAGAATAATCTGCGCCTACCACTTGTTGCTCAACCTGAGGTGCAGGGTTCACTAAGGTAATGTCAGGCTTGCGCTCTGCGCCGATGCCGGTGGCAACTACGGTTACCCGCAGGTCTTCGGTCATTTCAGGGTCGATTACCGCACCCACCACTACTGTGGCATTTTCAGAAGCAAACGCCTTAACCGCGTTACCTACGGTTTCAAATTCATCAATGGTGATGTCCATACCGGCGGTAATGTTTACCAGGATACCGCGGGCACCGGCTAAATCAACGTCTTCCAGTAACGGGCTTGAAATAGCCGCTTCTGCCGCTTCTTCGGCGCGATCCGGACCTGAGGCCAGGCCTGAACCCATCATGGCAGTACCCATTTCAGACATTACCGTGCGCACGTCGGCGAAATCCACGTTAATCAGACCGGGGCGGGTGATCAATTCGGCAATACCTTGTACCGCACCCAACAGTACGTTGTTGGCGGCTTTAAAGGCGTCAAGCAAGCTGGTGCCCGGGCCTAATACCTTCAATAACTTTTCATTGGGAATAGTGATCAAAGAGTCAACGCTTTTCGCCAGGAACTCTACCCCCTGGTCGGCATAGCTCATACGCTTTTTGCCTTCAAACGGGAATGGCTTAGTCACCACGGCTACGGTCAAAATGCCCATTTCTTTGGCCACTTCGGCAACCACAGGCGCAGCACCTGTACCTGTACCACCGCCCATACCGGCAGCGATAAAGACCATATCGGCACCTTGCAGGGTCTGACGGATAGTTTCTCTGTCTTCTTCTGCAGCACGACGGCCGATTTCAGGGTTGGCACCGGCGCCAAGCCCTTTAGTGACATCGGCGCCCAACTGCAAGGTAACATCTGCAGATGAGTTGCGCAGTGCCTGTGAATCGGTATTTGCCGTGGTAAATTCAACCCCTTCAATGGTCTGGCTTACCATGTGCTCTACCGCGTTGCCACCGCCGCCGCCGACACCGACAACTTTAATGACCGCTTCTTCGTTGTGATCTTCCATCAATTCAAACATATTTCTCTCTCCGTTTTTGTTAAAACGTATTCCACCAAAACTAAAAATTTACTGTTAACACCAAATGGCATCAACGCTAAAACTCGCCTTTAAACCAGGCATGAATGCGGGACCAGAGATCCCCCACCCCTTCGACATTATTCTTTTTCACCGGCTTAGCTATCGCATTGGCCTGCTTGCCGTAACGTAATAAGCCGACTACCGTGGCATAAGCTGGATCGTCGACATATTCTTTTAAACCTTCAACATCTATCGGGCTGGCGATACGTACCGGCATCTGGAATACCTCTTCGGCAAATTCCACCACACCTTCCATTTTCGCGGTACCGCCGGTAAAGACATAACCCGCGGCTATCTGATCATCCAAACCGCATTTACGCAACTCTTCCTGTACCAGTTCGAACAATTCATGGTACCTGGGTTCTACCACTTCCGATAGGGTATGGCGTGACATAGAACGCGCCGGGCGCCCGCCGACACTGGGCACTTCAATATTCTCTTCCATGCTGACCATGTCTTTTAACGCACAGGCATATTGCACCTTGATATCTTCTGCGTGGCTCAGCGGCGTACGGAATATCTTGG
It includes:
- the ftsZ gene encoding cell division protein FtsZ, whose translation is MFELMEDHNEEAVIKVVGVGGGGGNAVEHMVSQTIEGVEFTTANTDSQALRNSSADVTLQLGADVTKGLGAGANPEIGRRAAEEDRETIRQTLQGADMVFIAAGMGGGTGTGAAPVVAEVAKEMGILTVAVVTKPFPFEGKKRMSYADQGVEFLAKSVDSLITIPNEKLLKVLGPGTSLLDAFKAANNVLLGAVQGIAELITRPGLINVDFADVRTVMSEMGTAMMGSGLASGPDRAEEAAEAAISSPLLEDVDLAGARGILVNITAGMDITIDEFETVGNAVKAFASENATVVVGAVIDPEMTEDLRVTVVATGIGAERKPDITLVNPAPQVEQQVVGADYSASPQVEAGVAAAAPMPEANAQAAPVKTTAADLDNYLDIPAFLRKQAD
- a CDS encoding IS4 family transposase is translated as MFTENHEAWAKLLFGDADLGDLRRTKRLVKIAGDMAANVGSSVVKASADVAAIEGAYRLIRNPSIKAEDIAHAGFLKTDEIVAQRPLVLAIQDTTGLSFRHSICDELGEVTSAGKDCKSSKGRTLFAHSTLMIDAQSERILGLANQDYAYREKKMTGKAHDLQCRPPQEKKSFKWQKNIEVLANRMDSKDNVIDVCDREADIYEYLDFQLSKGHRFLVRATENRTLNNPAGKLKDALSEMVPEDYFTIEIKQKGARKARTANIGLSYRNITLKRPQKARGSKEISLNMVVCREDCTDEATENLHWILYTSEPVNSAEQARKIVRYYELRWRIEEFHKTWKSDGAQVGKLRMQSRENFKRIAVILAFVAVRFLQFQELIKDKEEAQKVPCTSCMSQLTWKLLWKKTEKNKKLPVQPPSLYWMYYAIARLGGWYDSKRTGRVGVKALWSGWINLMELVESLELLKELNDL
- the lpxC gene encoding UDP-3-O-acyl-N-acetylglucosamine deacetylase, translating into MIKQRTIKESVSAVGVGLHKGEKVQVTLRPAQANTGIVFRRVDLDPVVDIPATPEAVGETTLCTCLINEEGVQVSTVEHLLSAVAGLGIDNLIIDVDSPEIPIMDGSALPFVYLIQSVGIETLNVSKRFIRIKKTIRVEEGDKWAELKPYEGFRVNFAIEFNHPVIANTCQQMSMDFSTCSFIKEISRARTFGFMKDIEFLRSHNLALGGSLENAIVLDEYRMLNKDDLRYDDEFVKHKILDAIGDLYMGGTSILGELNAFKSGHALNNMLLREVFKQVDCWEWVTYEDEAKAPIAYMETSPSAF